The proteins below come from a single Rosa rugosa chromosome 2, drRosRugo1.1, whole genome shotgun sequence genomic window:
- the LOC133734828 gene encoding diacylglycerol kinase 1-like isoform X2, producing MEFRNRISGCRLRDSIHGLVSRSWEAMVGDRGKLKDFYIPNYILVGGAVPKIKFAPACPVIVFVNTRSGGQLGGELLLTYRALLNEHQVFDLGQTAPDKVLHKLYVALETLKGSGGDVLAADIQKRLRIIAAGGDGTAGWLLSVVSDLKLPNPPPIATMPLGTGNNVHFAFGWGKKNPGTDRQSVQYFLNQVKTAKEMQIDSWHIIMRMRTPKEGSCDPIAPLDLPHSLHAFHQEGFQTFRGGFWNYFSMGMDAQISYDFHAQRKLHAEKFNNQLINQSTYFKLGCTQGWFFASLMHPSSRNIAHLTKIKIMKRQGHWEELHISPSIRSIVCLNLPSFSGGLDPWGKPNRKKLRYRDLTPPYVDDGLLEIVGFRDAWHGLALLAPKGHGTRLAQAHRIRFEFCKGAVDHTFMRIDGEPWKQPLPVDDDTVVVEISHFGQVSMLATPSKRSKSISDPASPASSHDDDDDSSNEEEYTEDSGERKKFGASDTFKIPDGIDIARFS from the exons ATGGAGTTCCGGAATCGAATTTCCGGTTGCCGCTTGCGAGACTCTATACACGGTCTCGTTTCGAGGAG TTGGGAGGCAATGGTGGGCGATAGAGGCAAGTTGAAGGATTTTTACATTCCGAATTACATACTTGTGGGCGGGGCGGTGCCGAAGATCAAATTTGCGCCTGCGTGTCCGGTGATAGTGTTTGTTAATACTAGAAGTGGTGGTCAGCTTGGAGGTGAACTTCTTCTTACATATAGAGCCCTTCTCAATGAGCACCAG GTATTTGACTTGGGACAAACGGCTCCTGACAAGGTGCTTCACAAGCTCTATGTTGCTTTGGAAACACTCAAGGGCAGCGGCGGAGATGTTTTGGCTGCTGATATCCAGAAGAGGTTAAGAATAATT GCTGCAGGTGGAGATGGTACAGCTGGCTGGCTCCTCAGTGTAGTTTCTGATCTTAAACTACCTAACCCGCCTCCAATTGCCACGATGCCATTGGGAACTGGAAATAATGTCCATTTCGCATTTGGATGG GGAAAGAAAAATCCTGGGACAGACCGACAATCTGTGCAGTATTTCTTGAACCAAGTGAAGACAGCAAAGGAAATGCAAATTGACAG CTGGCACATCATTATGAGAATGAGGACTCCAAAGGAAGGTTCATGTGATCCTATTGCACCTCTGGACCTACCGCATTCTTTGCATGCATTTCATCAG GAGGGCTTCCAGACATTTCGTGGGGGATTTTGGAACTACTTTAGCATGG GAATGGATGCTCAAATATCATATGATTTTCATGCTCAGAGAAAGTTGCACGCTGAAAAGTTTAACAACCAGTTAATTAATCAA AGTACTTACTTCAAGCTTGGATGTACTCAAGGATGGTTCTTTGCTTCTCTAATGCATCCTTCTTCAAG GAATATAGCACATCTGACAAAGATTAAGATCATGAAAAGACAAGGTCATTGGGAGGAGCTTCACATATCTCCCAG CATTAGGTCTATTGTTTGCCTCAATTTACCCAGTTTTTCTGGTGGTCTTGATCCATGGGGGAAGCCAAATAGAAAGAAACTGCGATAT CGGGATTTAACTCCTCCATATGTGGATGATGGCCTTCTTGAGATTGTTGGTTTTAGAGATGCCTGGCATGGGCTTGCGTTACTTGCTCCTAAGGGACATGGGACTCGTCTTGCACAA GCACACAGAATACGTTTTGAGTTTTGCAAGGGCGCAGTCGACCATACATTCATGAGAATTGATGGGGAACCATGGAAACAACCTCTTCCAGTTGACGATGACACGGTGGTTGTAGAAATTTCTCACTTTGGCCAAGTAAGCATGCTTGCCACGCCATCGAAGCGATCCAAAAGTATATCTGACCCTGCGTCACCAGCTAGTTCCCATGATGACGATGATGATAGTAGTAATGAGGAAGAATATACAGAAGAcagtggagagagaaagaagttTGGTGCATCTGACACATTTAAAATCCCGGACGGGATTGACATTGCTCGTTTCAGTTGA
- the LOC133734828 gene encoding diacylglycerol kinase 1-like isoform X1, with the protein MEFRNRISGCRLRDSIHGLVSRSWEAMVGDRGKLKDFYIPNYILVGGAVPKIKFAPACPVIVFVNTRSGGQLGGELLLTYRALLNEHQVFDLGQTAPDKVLHKLYVALETLKGSGGDVLAADIQKRLRIIAAGGDGTAGWLLSVVSDLKLPNPPPIATMPLGTGNNVHFAFGWGKKNPGTDRQSVQYFLNQVKTAKEMQIDSWHIIMRMRTPKEGSCDPIAPLDLPHSLHAFHQVSKTDTLNLEGFQTFRGGFWNYFSMGMDAQISYDFHAQRKLHAEKFNNQLINQSTYFKLGCTQGWFFASLMHPSSRNIAHLTKIKIMKRQGHWEELHISPSIRSIVCLNLPSFSGGLDPWGKPNRKKLRYRDLTPPYVDDGLLEIVGFRDAWHGLALLAPKGHGTRLAQAHRIRFEFCKGAVDHTFMRIDGEPWKQPLPVDDDTVVVEISHFGQVSMLATPSKRSKSISDPASPASSHDDDDDSSNEEEYTEDSGERKKFGASDTFKIPDGIDIARFS; encoded by the exons ATGGAGTTCCGGAATCGAATTTCCGGTTGCCGCTTGCGAGACTCTATACACGGTCTCGTTTCGAGGAG TTGGGAGGCAATGGTGGGCGATAGAGGCAAGTTGAAGGATTTTTACATTCCGAATTACATACTTGTGGGCGGGGCGGTGCCGAAGATCAAATTTGCGCCTGCGTGTCCGGTGATAGTGTTTGTTAATACTAGAAGTGGTGGTCAGCTTGGAGGTGAACTTCTTCTTACATATAGAGCCCTTCTCAATGAGCACCAG GTATTTGACTTGGGACAAACGGCTCCTGACAAGGTGCTTCACAAGCTCTATGTTGCTTTGGAAACACTCAAGGGCAGCGGCGGAGATGTTTTGGCTGCTGATATCCAGAAGAGGTTAAGAATAATT GCTGCAGGTGGAGATGGTACAGCTGGCTGGCTCCTCAGTGTAGTTTCTGATCTTAAACTACCTAACCCGCCTCCAATTGCCACGATGCCATTGGGAACTGGAAATAATGTCCATTTCGCATTTGGATGG GGAAAGAAAAATCCTGGGACAGACCGACAATCTGTGCAGTATTTCTTGAACCAAGTGAAGACAGCAAAGGAAATGCAAATTGACAG CTGGCACATCATTATGAGAATGAGGACTCCAAAGGAAGGTTCATGTGATCCTATTGCACCTCTGGACCTACCGCATTCTTTGCATGCATTTCATCAGGTCTCCAAAACTGATACACTCAATCTG GAGGGCTTCCAGACATTTCGTGGGGGATTTTGGAACTACTTTAGCATGG GAATGGATGCTCAAATATCATATGATTTTCATGCTCAGAGAAAGTTGCACGCTGAAAAGTTTAACAACCAGTTAATTAATCAA AGTACTTACTTCAAGCTTGGATGTACTCAAGGATGGTTCTTTGCTTCTCTAATGCATCCTTCTTCAAG GAATATAGCACATCTGACAAAGATTAAGATCATGAAAAGACAAGGTCATTGGGAGGAGCTTCACATATCTCCCAG CATTAGGTCTATTGTTTGCCTCAATTTACCCAGTTTTTCTGGTGGTCTTGATCCATGGGGGAAGCCAAATAGAAAGAAACTGCGATAT CGGGATTTAACTCCTCCATATGTGGATGATGGCCTTCTTGAGATTGTTGGTTTTAGAGATGCCTGGCATGGGCTTGCGTTACTTGCTCCTAAGGGACATGGGACTCGTCTTGCACAA GCACACAGAATACGTTTTGAGTTTTGCAAGGGCGCAGTCGACCATACATTCATGAGAATTGATGGGGAACCATGGAAACAACCTCTTCCAGTTGACGATGACACGGTGGTTGTAGAAATTTCTCACTTTGGCCAAGTAAGCATGCTTGCCACGCCATCGAAGCGATCCAAAAGTATATCTGACCCTGCGTCACCAGCTAGTTCCCATGATGACGATGATGATAGTAGTAATGAGGAAGAATATACAGAAGAcagtggagagagaaagaagttTGGTGCATCTGACACATTTAAAATCCCGGACGGGATTGACATTGCTCGTTTCAGTTGA
- the LOC133734828 gene encoding diacylglycerol kinase 1-like isoform X3, translating into MVGDRGKLKDFYIPNYILVGGAVPKIKFAPACPVIVFVNTRSGGQLGGELLLTYRALLNEHQVFDLGQTAPDKVLHKLYVALETLKGSGGDVLAADIQKRLRIIAAGGDGTAGWLLSVVSDLKLPNPPPIATMPLGTGNNVHFAFGWGKKNPGTDRQSVQYFLNQVKTAKEMQIDSWHIIMRMRTPKEGSCDPIAPLDLPHSLHAFHQVSKTDTLNLEGFQTFRGGFWNYFSMGMDAQISYDFHAQRKLHAEKFNNQLINQSTYFKLGCTQGWFFASLMHPSSRNIAHLTKIKIMKRQGHWEELHISPSIRSIVCLNLPSFSGGLDPWGKPNRKKLRYRDLTPPYVDDGLLEIVGFRDAWHGLALLAPKGHGTRLAQAHRIRFEFCKGAVDHTFMRIDGEPWKQPLPVDDDTVVVEISHFGQVSMLATPSKRSKSISDPASPASSHDDDDDSSNEEEYTEDSGERKKFGASDTFKIPDGIDIARFS; encoded by the exons ATGGTGGGCGATAGAGGCAAGTTGAAGGATTTTTACATTCCGAATTACATACTTGTGGGCGGGGCGGTGCCGAAGATCAAATTTGCGCCTGCGTGTCCGGTGATAGTGTTTGTTAATACTAGAAGTGGTGGTCAGCTTGGAGGTGAACTTCTTCTTACATATAGAGCCCTTCTCAATGAGCACCAG GTATTTGACTTGGGACAAACGGCTCCTGACAAGGTGCTTCACAAGCTCTATGTTGCTTTGGAAACACTCAAGGGCAGCGGCGGAGATGTTTTGGCTGCTGATATCCAGAAGAGGTTAAGAATAATT GCTGCAGGTGGAGATGGTACAGCTGGCTGGCTCCTCAGTGTAGTTTCTGATCTTAAACTACCTAACCCGCCTCCAATTGCCACGATGCCATTGGGAACTGGAAATAATGTCCATTTCGCATTTGGATGG GGAAAGAAAAATCCTGGGACAGACCGACAATCTGTGCAGTATTTCTTGAACCAAGTGAAGACAGCAAAGGAAATGCAAATTGACAG CTGGCACATCATTATGAGAATGAGGACTCCAAAGGAAGGTTCATGTGATCCTATTGCACCTCTGGACCTACCGCATTCTTTGCATGCATTTCATCAGGTCTCCAAAACTGATACACTCAATCTG GAGGGCTTCCAGACATTTCGTGGGGGATTTTGGAACTACTTTAGCATGG GAATGGATGCTCAAATATCATATGATTTTCATGCTCAGAGAAAGTTGCACGCTGAAAAGTTTAACAACCAGTTAATTAATCAA AGTACTTACTTCAAGCTTGGATGTACTCAAGGATGGTTCTTTGCTTCTCTAATGCATCCTTCTTCAAG GAATATAGCACATCTGACAAAGATTAAGATCATGAAAAGACAAGGTCATTGGGAGGAGCTTCACATATCTCCCAG CATTAGGTCTATTGTTTGCCTCAATTTACCCAGTTTTTCTGGTGGTCTTGATCCATGGGGGAAGCCAAATAGAAAGAAACTGCGATAT CGGGATTTAACTCCTCCATATGTGGATGATGGCCTTCTTGAGATTGTTGGTTTTAGAGATGCCTGGCATGGGCTTGCGTTACTTGCTCCTAAGGGACATGGGACTCGTCTTGCACAA GCACACAGAATACGTTTTGAGTTTTGCAAGGGCGCAGTCGACCATACATTCATGAGAATTGATGGGGAACCATGGAAACAACCTCTTCCAGTTGACGATGACACGGTGGTTGTAGAAATTTCTCACTTTGGCCAAGTAAGCATGCTTGCCACGCCATCGAAGCGATCCAAAAGTATATCTGACCCTGCGTCACCAGCTAGTTCCCATGATGACGATGATGATAGTAGTAATGAGGAAGAATATACAGAAGAcagtggagagagaaagaagttTGGTGCATCTGACACATTTAAAATCCCGGACGGGATTGACATTGCTCGTTTCAGTTGA
- the LOC133734829 gene encoding uncharacterized protein LOC133734829, translating to MSAGAACRAWIVATSIGAVEALKDQGVCRWNGLLRSLHQHAKTNIRSYSQAVKLSATSSAAISNQIKRSKEEKLRKVMELNCWGPNTVRF from the coding sequence atgaGTGCTGGAGCAGCTTGCAGGGCTTGGATTGTGGCAACAAGTATTGGAGCAGTTGAGGCTCTGAAAGACCAAGGAGTTTGCAGATGGAATGGGCTTCTGAGGTCACTGCATCAACATGCCAAGACCAACATCAGATCATATTCTCAGGCCGTGAAACTCTCTGCCACTTCTTCTGCAGCCATTTCTAATCAGATCAAGAGGTCAAAAGAGGAGAAGCTCAGAAAAGTCATGGAATTGAACTGCTGGGGTCCTAATACTGTTAGATTTTAG